The proteins below come from a single Triticum aestivum cultivar Chinese Spring chromosome 5D, IWGSC CS RefSeq v2.1, whole genome shotgun sequence genomic window:
- the LOC123125050 gene encoding uncharacterized protein, protein MVPNLEALNIHSSYVRDILVVPGKFLHLQHLCIGAFTPDYDYFCLASLLDACPSLETFILSAEPDCMEQESVLGDSFHDLRQMPGHMHRNIKDVQIIGFCSAKSMVELTCHILENSKLLKRLKLSTCYNGEILCSYNNNGKCLPMSRGMIMEAHKALLAVERYILGKVPSTVELKVEEPCSRCNALEI, encoded by the exons ATGGTGCCAAATCTTGAAGCTCTTAACATACATTCGTCTTATGTG AGGGATATACTGGTGGTACCTGGCAAATTCCTCCACCTCCAGCATCTGTGTATTGGGGCCTTTACCCCAGACTATGATTATTTCTGTCTGGCTTCTTTACTTGATGCTTGTCCTTCCTTGGAGACTTTCATATTGTCT GCAGAGCCGGATTGCATGGAGCAAGAATCAGTTTTAGGagattcttttcatgatctaaggCAGATGCCAGGACACATGCATAGGAACATCAAGGATGTGCAGATCATTGGTTTTTGTTCTGCGAAGAGCATGGTTGAGCTGACATGCCATATTCTTGAGAATTCCAAGCTGCTTAAGCGCCTTAAACTGAGCACCTGTTACAATGGTGAGATTTTGTGTTCCTACAACAATAATGGTAAATGTCTCCCGATGAGTAGGGGTATGATCATGGAAGCCCATAAAGCTCTCTTGGCGGTGGAAAGATATATTTTGGGGAAAGTTCCCTCAACCGTCGAGTTAAAAGTTGAGGAGCCTTGCAGCCGTTGCAATGCTCTTGAAATCTAG